The genome window CCATCTCCAATAGCAAGCTTTGGTCCTTCTTTGAGACCTCGATGTTTTAAATTTTGCAAAACTTCTTTCCAAGACTGCTTGCTTTCTCGGTGCCTATCATGGATCATGATAAGTTCTTTATTTCCATTCTCTAAAGCACCTATCAGAACCAGAACGCAGGGTCGATCTTCTTCTAAACGAATGTTAAAATAAATCCCATCCGCCCATATATAAACATACTTTTTTACGGATAAATCACTTTTGAGCCAATTTT of Parachlamydia acanthamoebae contains these proteins:
- a CDS encoding transposase is translated as NWLKSDLSVKKYVYIWADGIYFNIRLEEDRPCVLVLIGALENGNKELIMIHDRHRESKQSWKEVLQNLKHRGLKEGPKLAIGDG